One Longimicrobiales bacterium DNA window includes the following coding sequences:
- a CDS encoding Re/Si-specific NAD(P)(+) transhydrogenase subunit alpha, translating into MKVGVLKEAVGPERRVALVPESVAKLAADGVTVVVEAGAGVEAGFPDEQYTNAGAELGADRAAVLREADLVAMVGAPSFGGPGSDLEGMREGAALVGFLNPMQRQDLVEALSARQITAFSMELIPRITRAQSMDALSSQATVAGYKAALIGATSLGKFFPMLMTAAGTIAPARVLVLGAGVAGLQAIATARRLGAVVQGYDIRPAVKEQVESLGAQWVGMAMEEAVGAGGYAKELSEEAKQQAAAHLQKLVGDADVVITTAQIPGRPAPRLVTRPMVEAMRPGSVIVDLAAESGGNCELTRAGEEVVHGGVRVLGPVSLVSTVPLHASQMYSRNVTTLLKHLVKEGALALDLDDEITRGALVTHAGEVVLGRPQPQEAARG; encoded by the coding sequence ATGAAGGTCGGTGTGCTGAAGGAGGCAGTCGGTCCGGAGCGGCGCGTTGCGCTGGTGCCGGAGAGCGTGGCGAAGCTGGCCGCGGACGGGGTGACGGTCGTCGTCGAAGCGGGCGCCGGCGTCGAGGCCGGCTTCCCCGATGAACAGTACACGAACGCGGGCGCGGAACTGGGCGCCGATCGCGCGGCCGTCCTCCGCGAAGCGGACCTGGTCGCGATGGTCGGCGCTCCGTCGTTCGGCGGACCGGGCAGCGACCTCGAGGGCATGCGCGAGGGAGCGGCGCTGGTGGGATTCCTGAACCCGATGCAGCGCCAGGACCTGGTCGAGGCGCTGTCGGCCCGGCAGATCACGGCGTTCTCGATGGAGCTGATCCCCCGGATCACGCGTGCGCAGTCGATGGACGCGCTCTCCTCCCAGGCCACGGTCGCCGGCTACAAGGCGGCGCTGATCGGGGCGACGTCGCTCGGCAAGTTCTTCCCCATGCTCATGACCGCGGCCGGCACGATCGCGCCGGCGCGCGTGCTCGTCCTCGGTGCGGGCGTCGCGGGGCTGCAGGCCATCGCGACGGCGCGCCGGCTCGGGGCCGTCGTACAGGGCTACGACATCCGGCCGGCGGTGAAGGAGCAGGTCGAGTCGCTGGGCGCGCAGTGGGTCGGCATGGCGATGGAGGAGGCGGTCGGCGCGGGTGGGTACGCGAAGGAGCTGAGCGAGGAGGCGAAGCAGCAGGCGGCTGCGCATCTGCAGAAGCTCGTCGGCGACGCGGACGTCGTGATCACGACGGCGCAGATACCGGGGCGGCCGGCCCCGCGGCTGGTCACACGCCCGATGGTCGAGGCGATGCGGCCGGGCTCGGTGATCGTTGACCTGGCGGCCGAGAGTGGCGGCAACTGCGAGCTGACCCGTGCCGGCGAGGAGGTCGTCCACGGCGGGGTCCGCGTGCTGGGTCCCGTGAGTCTCGTCAGCACCGTCCCTCTGCATGCCAGCCAGATGTACTCCCGGAACGTCACGACGCTGTTGAAGCACCTGGTCAAGGAGGGTGCGCTCGCACTCGATCTCGACGACGAGATCACGCGGGGTGCGCTGGTCACACACGCCGGCGAGGTCGTCCTCGGCCGGCCCCAG
- a CDS encoding M28 family peptidase → MQVYARHGAGLALITALPLVFSLPLSAQQCPDPAVLAADVPPILAPVRVLADDALQGRMAGSEGERCAGDYIAARFQDLGLEPAGVDGYFQEVPLASVLNPHAPGGTGRNVVALLPGSDPSLRDQYVIVGAHYDHLGSGGMNSLAPGVEDVHNGADDNASGVAALLDVATRLTREPPARSVLFLAFTGEESGLLGSAFWTGHATRPLEDAVAMLNMDMVGRLEDGPLIVYGTGTAREWEPLLDELGRALDVEMSYQPEGYGPSDHTSFYTRDVPVLHFFTNTHEDYHRPSDDWEKIDVAGLQTVSTLVARTARRIADAPQRLALVRGVGQPQQQADSRGFGAWLGTVPDYAAVERGVRIGGVTPGSPGEAAGMKAGDILIGMGGREIADLQGMTDVLRSHKPGETVELVVLRDGTELRLQATLGSRSDRGS, encoded by the coding sequence ATGCAGGTTTACGCCCGCCACGGGGCGGGACTCGCCCTGATTACCGCTCTGCCGCTGGTGTTCTCGCTGCCGCTTTCCGCACAGCAGTGCCCGGATCCGGCAGTGCTTGCGGCGGACGTGCCGCCCATCCTCGCACCCGTGCGCGTGCTCGCGGACGACGCGCTGCAGGGGCGCATGGCAGGGTCCGAAGGGGAACGCTGCGCGGGTGATTACATCGCCGCGCGCTTCCAGGACCTGGGGCTGGAACCGGCAGGCGTCGACGGCTACTTCCAGGAGGTGCCGCTCGCATCCGTGCTGAACCCGCACGCGCCCGGCGGCACCGGCCGCAACGTCGTCGCGCTGCTGCCTGGCAGCGATCCCTCACTTCGCGACCAGTACGTCATCGTCGGCGCCCATTACGACCACCTCGGAAGCGGCGGCATGAACTCGCTGGCGCCGGGAGTGGAGGACGTCCACAACGGCGCGGACGACAACGCGTCGGGCGTTGCCGCGCTGCTGGACGTCGCCACGCGGCTCACGAGGGAGCCGCCCGCCCGCTCCGTGCTGTTCCTCGCGTTCACGGGCGAGGAGTCGGGGCTGCTCGGGTCGGCGTTCTGGACCGGGCACGCGACCAGGCCCCTCGAGGACGCCGTGGCGATGCTGAACATGGACATGGTCGGCCGGCTCGAGGACGGTCCGCTCATCGTGTACGGCACGGGCACGGCCAGGGAATGGGAGCCGCTGCTCGATGAGCTGGGACGTGCACTGGACGTGGAGATGAGCTACCAGCCCGAGGGGTACGGGCCGAGCGATCACACCTCGTTCTATACGCGCGATGTGCCCGTGCTGCACTTCTTCACCAACACGCACGAGGACTACCACCGCCCGTCCGACGACTGGGAAAAGATCGATGTCGCGGGGCTGCAGACGGTGAGCACGCTGGTCGCCCGGACCGCGCGCCGCATCGCCGATGCTCCGCAGCGCCTGGCGCTCGTGCGGGGCGTCGGCCAGCCGCAGCAGCAGGCGGACAGCCGCGGCTTCGGCGCCTGGCTCGGAACGGTGCCCGACTACGCTGCGGTCGAGCGCGGTGTGCGGATCGGTGGTGTCACCCCCGGCTCGCCGGGCGAGGCCGCGGGCATGAAGGCCGGCGACATCCTCATTGGCATGGGGGGTCGGGAGATCGCCGACCTGCAGGGCATGACGGATGTGCTGCGGAGCCACAAGCCGGGCGAAACGGTCGAGCTGGTCGTCCTGCGCGACGGCACGGAGCTCCGACTGCAGGCGACGCTCGGCAGCAGGAGCGACCGCGGCAGCTGA